A genomic region of Betaproteobacteria bacterium contains the following coding sequences:
- the purM gene encoding phosphoribosylformylglycinamidine cyclo-ligase → MQAKTPLSYRDAGVDIDAGDALVERIKPFARRTARPEVLAGIGGFGALFEMSGKYREPVLVAGTDGVGTKLKLAFHFDRHDTVGIDLVAMSVNDVLVQGAEPLFFLDYFACGKLDVSTAEDVIRGIAAGCELAGCALIGGETAEMPGMYPPGEYDLAGFAVGAVEKSGIVDGRAIRAGDVVLGLASSGAHSNGYSLIRRIIEREATALPDAIDGRPFADAVLAPTRIYVKPVLALLQSVAVKGMAHITGGGITGNVPRILPAAVVAEIEADAWPLPPLFQWLREAGNVAAAEMHRTFNCGIGFVLVVDAADAETASEILRTQGETVFRLGQIRARHGDEPQTVIV, encoded by the coding sequence CTCTCCTACCGCGATGCAGGCGTGGACATCGACGCCGGGGACGCTCTGGTCGAACGCATCAAGCCCTTCGCCCGGCGCACCGCACGCCCGGAAGTGCTGGCCGGCATCGGCGGCTTCGGTGCCCTGTTCGAGATGTCGGGCAAGTATCGCGAGCCGGTGCTCGTCGCCGGCACCGATGGTGTCGGCACCAAGCTCAAGCTCGCGTTCCATTTCGATCGCCACGACACCGTCGGCATCGACCTGGTGGCGATGAGCGTGAACGATGTTCTCGTGCAGGGTGCGGAGCCGCTCTTCTTCCTCGATTACTTCGCCTGCGGGAAGCTCGACGTGAGCACCGCCGAAGACGTCATCCGCGGCATCGCGGCCGGTTGCGAGCTGGCCGGATGCGCCCTCATCGGCGGCGAGACGGCGGAGATGCCCGGCATGTATCCGCCCGGCGAATACGACCTTGCGGGCTTTGCCGTCGGCGCGGTGGAGAAGAGCGGGATCGTCGACGGACGCGCCATCCGCGCCGGCGACGTCGTCCTCGGCCTCGCCTCCAGCGGTGCACATTCGAACGGCTACTCGCTCATCCGCAGGATCATCGAGCGCGAGGCCACGGCTCTGCCGGACGCCATCGACGGACGCCCGTTTGCGGACGCCGTCCTGGCGCCCACGCGCATCTACGTGAAGCCCGTGCTCGCGCTGCTGCAATCGGTCGCGGTCAAGGGCATGGCGCACATCACCGGCGGCGGGATCACCGGCAACGTCCCGCGCATCCTGCCGGCCGCTGTCGTCGCCGAGATCGAAGCGGACGCGTGGCCGTTGCCGCCGCTGTTCCAGTGGCTGCGCGAGGCCGGCAACGTCGCCGCCGCGGAGATGCATCGCACGTTCAACTGCGGCATCGGCTTCGTGCTCGTGGTCGATGCGGCGGATGCCGAGACGGCGTCGGAAATCCTGCGCACCCAGGGCGAGACCGTCTTTCGCCTGGGGCAGATCCGCGCGCGGCACGGCGACGAGCCGCAAACCGTGATCGTCTGA